One genomic window of Caballeronia sp. SBC1 includes the following:
- a CDS encoding 3-hydroxyacyl-CoA dehydrogenase yields the protein MSRRIAVIGSGRIGRAWAIVFARAGFEVRLHDADRAMLDGAIPSIRRSVLDLGKYGLVDEPEERIVSRVTTCEQLADAVTDVDLVQENIAEIAEVKRTLFAELDKLTRPDTLLASSTSGLPASTFTEGLKGRARCFVAHPVNPPSLVPLVELCGAPWTSPDTLARARALYEEAGQEPVTVAREIPGFLLNRLQGVLLDEALSLYARGYASAADLDTVMRDGLGLRWSFMGPFETIDLNAPGGVADYAARYGAMYRSFAKDSVPFDWSPDSIARLDAERREVLPLDEIESRSRWRDRRLMALLAHRRATSKSDDDKS from the coding sequence ATGAGCAGACGCATTGCAGTGATCGGATCGGGACGGATAGGCCGCGCGTGGGCGATCGTGTTCGCGCGTGCGGGTTTCGAGGTCAGGCTTCACGACGCCGACCGCGCGATGCTCGACGGCGCGATTCCGTCTATCCGCCGCAGTGTGTTGGATCTCGGCAAGTACGGACTGGTCGACGAGCCGGAAGAGCGGATCGTGTCGCGTGTCACGACATGTGAACAGCTCGCGGACGCGGTGACCGATGTCGACCTGGTCCAGGAGAACATTGCGGAGATAGCGGAAGTCAAGCGCACATTGTTTGCTGAGCTGGACAAGCTGACGCGACCCGACACGCTGCTGGCCAGTTCGACCTCTGGCCTGCCTGCCTCCACGTTCACTGAAGGACTGAAGGGGCGCGCACGGTGCTTTGTGGCGCATCCTGTGAATCCGCCTTCGCTCGTGCCGCTGGTCGAGCTATGCGGTGCACCGTGGACATCGCCGGACACGCTGGCCCGTGCGCGTGCGCTGTACGAGGAGGCCGGTCAGGAGCCGGTGACGGTTGCGCGCGAGATTCCGGGTTTCTTGCTGAACCGCTTGCAAGGCGTGCTTCTCGACGAAGCATTGAGCCTCTACGCACGCGGTTATGCAAGCGCCGCCGATCTCGACACCGTGATGCGCGACGGCCTCGGGCTGCGGTGGTCGTTCATGGGGCCGTTTGAAACCATAGACCTGAATGCGCCCGGTGGCGTGGCGGATTACGCTGCGCGTTATGGCGCGATGTACCGCTCCTTCGCGAAGGACAGCGTGCCGTTCGACTGGTCGCCTGACAGCATCGCGAGACTCGATGCCGAGCGCCGGGAGGTGTTGCCGCTCGATGAAATAGAAAGCCGCAGCCGCTGGCGTGACCGGCGGCTGATGGCGTTGCTGGCGCATCGCCGCGCGACGTCGAAGTCCGATGACGACAAGAGTTGA
- a CDS encoding SMP-30/gluconolactonase/LRE family protein, with the protein MIETRLIVDANNHLGEGPLWDVKEQRLYWIDSTAAEISSCRADGSDIRRYFVPRHIGSMALRERGGAVVALANGLHFYDFETQTVKLIADPESDDPETRFNDGKVDRRGRFIAGTMAYDFDRYDADRGQRSNRSDALYRLDPDGSVTRLDGGISCSNGPCWSPDNRTLYFTDSYDRQMYAYDYDIETGAVANRRAFASARDLAGTFDGATVDAEGYLWSALVFGGRILRFAPDGKLDRVVEFPVRNLTSVMFGGPDLDILFVTTMGRPMWGIPQKERDKGGLFAITGLGVKGLPEPRFAG; encoded by the coding sequence ATGATCGAAACCCGACTGATCGTCGATGCCAACAATCATCTTGGCGAGGGACCGCTGTGGGATGTGAAGGAACAGCGCCTTTACTGGATTGACAGCACCGCCGCCGAGATCAGCAGTTGCCGCGCCGACGGCAGCGACATACGGCGTTATTTCGTGCCTCGCCACATTGGTTCTATGGCGTTGCGCGAACGCGGCGGCGCTGTGGTCGCGCTTGCGAACGGCCTGCATTTCTACGACTTCGAGACGCAGACGGTCAAGCTCATTGCCGACCCGGAAAGCGATGACCCCGAGACGCGTTTCAACGACGGTAAAGTGGACCGCAGAGGGCGGTTTATCGCTGGCACGATGGCCTATGACTTCGATCGTTACGACGCCGATCGCGGCCAGCGTTCGAACCGGAGCGATGCGTTGTACCGGCTGGATCCGGATGGTTCCGTGACGCGTCTGGACGGCGGTATCAGTTGTTCGAACGGTCCGTGCTGGAGCCCGGACAACCGCACGTTGTATTTCACCGATTCCTACGACAGGCAGATGTACGCGTACGACTACGACATCGAGACAGGCGCGGTGGCGAACCGGCGGGCGTTTGCGTCAGCGCGAGATTTGGCCGGTACGTTCGACGGCGCGACGGTCGATGCGGAGGGCTATCTCTGGTCGGCGCTCGTGTTTGGCGGACGGATCTTGCGATTCGCGCCGGACGGCAAGCTTGATCGCGTGGTGGAGTTTCCTGTACGCAATCTGACGAGCGTGATGTTCGGCGGTCCCGACCTGGACATCTTGTTCGTCACGACCATGGGCCGGCCGATGTGGGGCATCCCGCAGAAGGAACGCGACAAGGGTGGGTTGTTCGCCATCACGGGACTGGGCGTAAAAGGCTTGCCCGAGCCCAGGTTCGCAGGATAG
- a CDS encoding YXWGXW repeat-containing protein translates to MKHLFSIAVLSIMLTACVVEPARPPRPEPLVEVVPAQPAPGYHWVKGHYKWEGNQWVWVRGHWAAY, encoded by the coding sequence ATGAAACACCTATTTAGCATTGCAGTCCTTAGCATCATGCTCACGGCTTGCGTAGTAGAACCCGCACGTCCGCCGCGCCCCGAGCCGCTTGTTGAAGTGGTGCCGGCGCAACCGGCGCCGGGCTACCACTGGGTGAAAGGACACTACAAGTGGGAGGGTAATCAGTGGGTATGGGTGCGCGGGCATTGGGCTGCGTACTGA
- a CDS encoding DUF1501 domain-containing protein translates to MTTRRNFLWCAGAGVGAMLIGSRMAFASVESDRRFVFVIQRGAADGLNIVVPYADPAYASLRGGLAIDPSTATKLDGTFALHPSLVETAKMYAAQQALFVHAVASPYRDRSHFDGQNVLETGGTAPYQIKDGWLNRLASMLPVSKANAIALAPTVPLALRGPAEVTSYAPSALPQAPDDLLVRVSQLYAGDPQLHALWSSAMDARGLAADAGARQDPASLGKLAASFLGRSDGPRIAMIETGGWDTHSGQNQRLGAQLKALDTMMASMRDGLGEHWANTTVLVATEFGRMAAANGTGGTDHGTASAAMLLGGAVQGGRVLADWPGLAPSALYQGRDLRPTLGLDSLIAAAAGETFGLDPVHVRATLFTQKTASPMSSRLLRT, encoded by the coding sequence ATGACCACGCGTCGGAATTTCTTGTGGTGCGCCGGTGCGGGTGTCGGTGCAATGCTGATTGGGTCCCGCATGGCGTTCGCTTCGGTGGAGTCGGACCGGCGATTTGTCTTTGTGATCCAGCGTGGCGCCGCCGATGGTCTCAACATTGTGGTGCCGTATGCCGATCCCGCTTATGCAAGCCTGCGCGGAGGGCTTGCTATTGATCCATCGACGGCAACGAAGCTCGACGGTACGTTCGCGCTGCATCCGTCGCTTGTCGAGACGGCAAAGATGTACGCCGCCCAGCAGGCGTTGTTCGTGCATGCGGTTGCATCGCCGTACCGCGATCGCTCGCACTTCGACGGCCAGAACGTGCTCGAAACTGGCGGCACCGCGCCCTATCAAATCAAGGATGGCTGGCTGAACCGGCTGGCGTCGATGCTGCCTGTCTCGAAGGCCAACGCGATCGCGCTGGCACCCACTGTGCCACTGGCGTTGCGCGGCCCTGCGGAGGTGACGTCGTACGCGCCGTCCGCGCTGCCGCAGGCACCCGACGATCTGCTCGTGCGCGTTTCGCAACTCTATGCCGGCGACCCACAGCTTCATGCTCTCTGGAGTTCCGCAATGGATGCTCGCGGGCTCGCCGCCGATGCCGGCGCGCGTCAGGACCCCGCGAGCCTCGGCAAGCTCGCGGCGAGTTTCCTCGGCCGCAGCGACGGACCGCGCATTGCGATGATCGAGACTGGCGGCTGGGATACGCATAGCGGACAAAACCAGCGGCTGGGGGCGCAACTGAAGGCGCTCGACACCATGATGGCGTCCATGCGCGATGGTCTCGGCGAGCATTGGGCGAACACGACCGTCCTGGTTGCGACCGAGTTCGGGCGCATGGCTGCGGCGAATGGAACGGGCGGCACGGATCACGGAACGGCGTCAGCCGCGATGCTGCTAGGTGGCGCGGTTCAAGGCGGCCGCGTTCTTGCAGACTGGCCGGGGCTGGCGCCGTCGGCGTTGTATCAGGGGCGGGATTTGCGGCCCACGCTCGGGCTCGACAGCCTGATTGCGGCTGCCGCTGGAGAAACGTTCGGCCTCGACCCGGTTCACGTCAGGGCAACTCTTTTTACGCAGAAGACCGCTAGCCCGATGTCCAGCCGATTGCTGCGCACGTAG
- a CDS encoding DUF1800 family protein, whose protein sequence is MADVTPGTSVTSVVTSVTPAAIALNRFGLGARAGEAAPSDPKGWLKSQLSGASYQAMPQALGDQPTSTALAAEFADRQNAIRNAGADDKQAVRKSYNEKLRDIYRSAVNARFVSALQTPTPFVERLVAFWSNHFAVSVEKPPVAMLAGSFEAEAIRPHVLGRFEDMLVAVERHPAMQIFLDQARSVGPDSPAAERAAMRHPDRKPGLNENLAREIMELHTLGVRSGYDQNDVTEFARALTGWSIGAMGGMGAGAQRNDAAAPGQFVFRQPLHEPGTRTIMNRQYDQPGEQQALAVLHDLAASPATAQHIAGKLARHFVSDTPPPALVDRLASVFSATNGDLPSVYQVLIDSREAWSPVDAKFKTPWDWTVSSLRGLGFNNLGNTQIAPLLTQLGQPVWRPGSPAGYDDIAASWAAPDALVRRVELAQRFASRVGDTLDARTLGDQLLAGSLSNATASELSRAESAPTALALLLVSPDFQRR, encoded by the coding sequence ATGGCTGACGTGACACCAGGTACCTCCGTTACATCCGTGGTTACATCCGTGACCCCTGCCGCGATCGCATTAAATCGCTTCGGACTGGGCGCCCGCGCAGGTGAGGCGGCGCCGTCCGATCCGAAGGGCTGGCTCAAAAGCCAGCTCTCGGGCGCAAGCTATCAGGCAATGCCGCAAGCGTTAGGAGACCAACCTACAAGCACCGCGCTCGCAGCCGAATTCGCCGATCGCCAGAACGCGATCCGCAACGCCGGCGCCGACGACAAACAAGCGGTGCGTAAGTCCTATAACGAGAAACTCCGCGATATCTATCGCTCAGCCGTCAACGCGCGATTCGTAAGCGCGCTGCAAACGCCCACGCCGTTTGTGGAGCGGCTGGTGGCTTTCTGGTCGAACCATTTTGCGGTATCGGTAGAAAAACCGCCCGTGGCCATGCTTGCAGGCTCGTTCGAAGCTGAAGCCATCCGCCCGCATGTACTTGGGCGTTTCGAGGACATGCTGGTCGCGGTCGAACGTCATCCAGCCATGCAGATTTTCCTCGATCAGGCGCGCTCGGTCGGCCCCGATAGCCCAGCGGCTGAACGCGCCGCCATGCGCCATCCTGACCGCAAGCCTGGCCTGAATGAGAACCTGGCCCGCGAGATCATGGAGCTGCATACGCTTGGCGTGCGCAGCGGTTACGACCAAAACGACGTAACCGAGTTCGCCCGTGCGCTGACGGGCTGGAGCATCGGCGCAATGGGCGGCATGGGCGCAGGCGCCCAGCGTAATGACGCTGCCGCGCCCGGCCAATTCGTGTTTCGCCAGCCTCTGCACGAGCCGGGCACCCGCACGATCATGAACCGGCAATACGATCAGCCCGGCGAGCAGCAAGCGCTTGCCGTACTGCACGATCTGGCTGCCTCGCCCGCAACCGCGCAGCACATTGCGGGCAAGCTCGCCCGGCATTTCGTCTCCGATACCCCGCCGCCCGCGCTGGTCGATCGCCTGGCCAGCGTGTTCAGCGCGACGAACGGAGACTTGCCCAGCGTGTACCAGGTGTTGATCGATTCACGTGAAGCATGGTCGCCGGTGGATGCCAAGTTCAAGACGCCGTGGGACTGGACGGTATCGTCGCTACGGGGACTGGGCTTCAACAATCTAGGCAACACGCAGATCGCGCCCTTGCTGACACAACTCGGCCAGCCCGTGTGGCGGCCGGGATCGCCCGCAGGCTACGACGACATTGCCGCAAGCTGGGCGGCACCCGACGCGCTCGTGCGCCGGGTGGAACTGGCGCAGCGTTTTGCATCACGCGTAGGCGATACGCTGGACGCGCGCACACTCGGCGACCAGTTGCTCGCGGGTTCGCTAAGTAATGCTACGGCGTCCGAACTATCCAGGGCGGAAAGCGCACCGACCGCGCTCGCGCTGCTGCTGGTTTCCCCCGATTTCCAAAGGAGATAA
- a CDS encoding periplasmic heavy metal sensor: protein MTMPTTRLKTLLIVSLVLNIFLLGAIAGGTYRWVAKQKAEVLAQQRGLRFAAAELPTERQDQLREALRQTRRESLQQIIGARSGRLDVVQALAAPQFDRATLDAALARTREADVAVRARVEATVANFAGTLTPDERLKLVDALERHGPLHVGPSPKK from the coding sequence ATGACCATGCCGACAACCCGGCTCAAGACACTCCTGATCGTGTCGCTCGTGCTCAACATTTTCCTGCTTGGTGCAATAGCGGGCGGGACGTATCGATGGGTGGCGAAGCAGAAGGCCGAGGTGCTCGCGCAGCAACGCGGCCTGCGTTTCGCCGCAGCCGAATTGCCCACGGAGCGCCAGGACCAGTTGCGCGAGGCACTGCGGCAGACACGCCGTGAAAGCCTTCAGCAGATCATAGGTGCGCGCTCGGGTCGACTCGATGTCGTGCAGGCGCTCGCTGCACCGCAATTCGATCGCGCCACGCTCGACGCAGCGCTCGCCCGCACGCGCGAGGCTGACGTTGCCGTGCGTGCACGAGTCGAAGCGACGGTGGCTAACTTCGCCGGCACGCTGACGCCGGATGAACGACTCAAGCTCGTCGATGCGCTGGAGCGCCACGGCCCGCTGCATGTGGGGCCGTCGCCAAAAAAATAA